In Nitrospira sp., one DNA window encodes the following:
- a CDS encoding peroxidase family protein, with amino-acid sequence MSTSFNVNKADLEFILKQIQLAESTSKAYTATPLTILQAIQNAFNVSASDAAILPFGLRTVDGSDNNLLPGGSEFGAADTLFPRLTDPVFRNDQDGDQMPLGPPGSGAPTITNNDYGLQTSVADADPRIISNLVVDMTPANPAAVEAALRGAGYSGNIAAARTAIVNAYNNIALTAQAAHAAQLAENAGQATLDTETLEQAAAAAANTAAQGTLAAYNAALAQDVEVKLAAAQDSVDAMVTELGAVGSTVTAADVAAIDAAVLAASTAANAALAAYNALLADPGVAPADVAAALAVSDHAALLLTQVTALQLSLDASTPNLDVAEFNAAADANTAAAANVTAANAHTAQLEASQVTAAANAVATLAALTAANAAVAQDSADLAAATAASDAADTALASAIAAEAAAQTNVDNAQIIYDFFLAANQPFAQALAAYNNTLAENLDIHTAAANTAVADLVTSLGPDGSLLDVGDLVAADAAVAAAQTASDAAADAVAALQGGGANVVADDLADAQALAADALALLTQLQGLRTNLDTDLTSSDQLLDTADFNTAGSASTAAGDNATAATTLVSQLTASQIAAEATNAPSAANLAAALTILNTFTGIHDAAVQAVSDATTHADNMQLAENNAIADLAASELAQDAAETANTAAQAILTAYDAALALDVEVAVAATQSEAADLVASLGAVGSIVNAADHTAATDAVAAANAAATAAQNAADALLAALGAAHADVIAAQDVAVNAVALRDDLTALQSALLSASPLLDQSEYDAAQAALTQANTTESAANSADTQLDAAQAAADSAATTAFNALQTANQELADATTAYNNAVGASDLADAARDAARPNFEAVFAEPQPGIESGLEIEPLDSLVIPNVAPDAGLTAPFNSWMTFFGQFFDHGLDLVTKGNAGTVYIPLAADDPLIAGADGVFGTEDDLPEHLRFMALTRATVTLDANGVPQHENTTTSFVDQNQTYTSHPSHQVFLREYVREGNQTFATGRLIDGSIASGSFDGAPGNWAEVKAQALEMLGIKLSDFDVHNVPLLLTDQYGKFIPGANGYAQMVMAPDATHSTNWLKEGTAAGITTEGSIGTNHAFLNDIAHHAAPSLVDHDHDGGVVTPKIQQVADADIDANGNGIYDAGDTLTDVNGDGSITTADFFAADKNPDGSLNEITYDDEMLNAHFATGDGRGNENIALSAVHSVFHSEHNRIVDVNKATILNTGDLAFINEWLRTDIASLADIDTQAQKDALIGNDAAWDGERLFQAARFSTEMQYQHLVFEEFARRIQPDVDAFVFNTDSTIDPSILAEFAHTVYRFGHSMLTGTVDRLENDLTTVNGEADQATLLAAFLNPTMYLASGASQEEVLANLVRGTTRDVGNQIDEFIVQDVRSNLLGLPLDLAVLNISRGRDTGIPSLNETRQQLHDAGLLSLTPYTNWLDFENNINNKLSVINFMAAYGTHTAITSAATAAEARDAAFLLRFDDGGAANEVTIRGVSYTDRQAFLNGTGAYGAANGRGGVDAIDLWIGGLAEKRPEFGSAMLGSTFNYVFEFQMEQLQFGDRFYYLSRTQGTNFLNQLEPNTFSDLVMRNSELSGQYATHLSSALFLTPDIILELDRGIAQEDYNGSEDGLDPDWETPPSVPVEKVSRDYSNSTTVDGTHDFGGSITFRGTEHAVIGGTEGDDFIRSDEGDDTLWGDGGNDHLISGEGVDNVFGGDGDDIIEDNEGVGDFLRGERGNDVIVSARGLDVLFGGEGQDFVQVGLDAMEVFAGEGNDFVIGGVGIDFLLGNEGDDWMEGGGSLDTLAGDNSELFFNSPLIGHDVLFGQGDENDIDAESGDDIMGSAPSAFRNEGMFGFDWGIAKYDPSQIDFDLKVPIFTTDQADILRDRWDQVEALSGWNGNDELKGDDRGAVAGATAPSATTTGLFLNNELTQEGVNRIDGFSELLDGARATFGLGTTFREGNILIGGDGSDEIQGRGGYDILDGDAWLNVRIKIDMGGGVVYSAESLSTNTALSGPFAGKVYATDANGDPVFTDVQFGGRSLQSLLLDRTINPGQMSIVREIKYDDTPNDNNDTAVFQGTSAEYDIEGAGIEVEGVIQRAFDLNGDGFISVTDRDNGAVGATVNGVVLQTRGILTDDTDLLKNIELLRFADATIAIAGNNSAATGTVTLNDPTPFAGVVTPFVGQVLTPTLSAFADADGIPLDANNLPVGLSYEWQIQQLGETSWTTVQESSSYTVREEDIGHVIRAVAMFKDSTGVTERVYSAPTAEPTVAFTLDENSPAGTVVGLIPLPEAENEGVTFAINAASVPGLFSLNVTGLDANGSEIAELVVANSAPLDYEAVQAPADNQFQVVIDSFDVDGLLIDQREFTILLRDVVNEGMPTNINWSGTTPNGNTLPTGVIAQLSTVDPNVGATHQYQLLAGSAAGFAVSPEGVVTRTGAMAPNSTYLLNVRTTDNTGLTFDETFTIRTQANNVANVFAGTAGDEIVYGLSGGDRAALNPDSGLNGGAGDDNLFGQNGADTLVGEAGNDTLVGGPGVDRVFGGLGNDTIRWVFGDGVDAVIDGGADTDTVEILANGGNQALDVTYNGTAITNFEGNGALNSIERFTANLGAGTDTLVYTSAASVAVDLSAGTASGFASLAGVENVTGGAGSDVLTGGANANTLSGGGGNDQIFGDAGDDIINYVIGGGADTVDGGADNDTLNITDGGANNQLDVLYDGTVITLIEGGAITNIELVNTNMGGAADTLSYAGSSARVTVDLADGAGIGNASGFNQVISVLHVTGTAHDDNLSGNSGANILTGGDGIDTLNGEAGGDTLIGGDGADTIDTGAANDNVADLIRFSGTGDFGDTINNFDANGTVDRLEFGGALNAAYDDGNNNNNFLFATGNGGAGTVTVTVGQANANAEALYLSGANGEGVTNADLTNAALVAAAFNAEFNITAANNEDALLVINDTNGNSASAWQWIQNTAGVGNTAEVDASELTLIGALNANATVGTASFDFF; translated from the coding sequence ATGTCCACCAGTTTTAACGTGAACAAAGCCGACCTGGAATTCATCCTGAAGCAAATCCAACTCGCCGAGTCGACGTCGAAGGCGTATACCGCCACGCCGCTGACCATCCTGCAGGCGATTCAGAATGCCTTCAACGTGTCGGCGTCCGACGCGGCGATACTGCCCTTTGGCCTACGCACCGTCGACGGTTCGGACAACAACTTGCTGCCGGGCGGGAGCGAATTCGGCGCGGCCGATACGCTGTTCCCGCGGCTGACCGATCCGGTGTTCCGCAACGACCAGGACGGGGATCAGATGCCGCTCGGCCCTCCCGGATCGGGCGCACCGACCATCACTAACAACGACTATGGCTTGCAGACCAGCGTCGCCGACGCCGACCCGCGCATCATTTCCAACTTAGTCGTGGATATGACGCCGGCGAACCCTGCAGCGGTCGAAGCGGCACTGCGTGGGGCGGGCTATAGCGGCAATATCGCCGCGGCACGCACCGCGATCGTCAACGCCTACAACAATATCGCCCTGACGGCCCAGGCCGCCCACGCCGCACAGCTCGCGGAAAATGCCGGACAAGCCACGCTCGACACCGAGACCTTGGAGCAGGCCGCCGCCGCCGCCGCGAACACCGCCGCGCAGGGGACGTTAGCCGCCTACAACGCGGCGCTGGCGCAAGACGTGGAGGTTAAATTGGCCGCGGCGCAGGACTCCGTCGACGCCATGGTGACGGAACTCGGCGCGGTTGGCAGCACCGTGACCGCGGCTGATGTCGCGGCCATCGACGCCGCAGTCCTTGCCGCGTCAACTGCTGCCAACGCCGCACTGGCTGCCTACAATGCGCTGCTGGCGGATCCGGGTGTCGCGCCGGCCGATGTCGCTGCCGCGCTGGCCGTTTCGGACCATGCCGCGCTGCTGCTCACGCAAGTGACGGCGCTGCAACTGTCTCTGGATGCCAGCACCCCGAACTTGGACGTAGCTGAATTCAACGCGGCTGCCGATGCCAATACCGCCGCCGCCGCCAACGTCACTGCCGCCAACGCGCACACGGCTCAGCTAGAAGCTTCGCAAGTTACAGCGGCCGCTAATGCTGTCGCAACTCTGGCGGCACTTACCGCCGCAAACGCGGCGGTCGCACAAGACAGTGCCGACCTCGCCGCCGCAACTGCGGCTAGTGACGCTGCGGATACCGCCCTTGCCAGCGCCATAGCCGCCGAAGCGGCCGCGCAAACGAACGTCGACAATGCGCAAATTATCTACGACTTCTTCCTGGCCGCCAATCAGCCGTTCGCGCAAGCGCTCGCCGCGTACAACAACACGCTTGCGGAGAACTTGGACATCCATACCGCCGCCGCAAATACGGCGGTGGCCGATCTGGTGACGTCACTGGGCCCTGACGGTTCCCTTCTCGACGTAGGCGATCTCGTTGCCGCCGATGCTGCTGTTGCAGCCGCGCAGACTGCCTCTGATGCCGCGGCCGATGCCGTCGCGGCGCTGCAGGGCGGCGGCGCGAATGTCGTCGCCGATGATTTGGCGGATGCCCAAGCGCTTGCAGCCGACGCGCTGGCACTCCTGACACAGCTACAGGGCCTGCGGACTAACTTGGATACCGACCTGACAAGCAGCGATCAGTTGTTAGATACAGCTGATTTCAACACCGCGGGTTCGGCAAGTACGGCAGCGGGGGACAATGCGACGGCGGCAACCACACTGGTGTCGCAGCTCACTGCTTCGCAAATCGCCGCAGAGGCCACCAACGCACCCAGCGCGGCTAACCTCGCTGCCGCTCTCACCATCCTCAACACATTCACTGGCATTCACGACGCAGCAGTACAAGCCGTGAGCGATGCAACAACCCACGCAGACAACATGCAACTGGCGGAAAATAACGCCATTGCCGATCTCGCTGCCTCCGAGCTCGCGCAAGACGCTGCCGAGACAGCGAATACGGCTGCTCAGGCGATCCTGACCGCCTACGACGCGGCGCTGGCACTCGATGTGGAAGTCGCCGTCGCCGCCACACAATCCGAAGCAGCCGACCTCGTCGCGTCACTCGGCGCGGTGGGATCGATCGTCAACGCCGCCGATCATACGGCCGCCACTGATGCGGTCGCCGCGGCCAATGCGGCCGCCACCGCCGCACAGAATGCCGCTGATGCGCTGCTTGCAGCGCTCGGCGCCGCGCACGCCGACGTGATCGCCGCGCAGGACGTCGCCGTCAACGCCGTGGCACTGCGAGACGACCTCACGGCGCTGCAATCCGCGTTGCTGTCAGCCAGTCCGCTATTAGATCAAAGCGAATACGACGCGGCGCAAGCTGCGTTGACGCAAGCTAACACCACCGAGTCGGCGGCCAATAGCGCCGACACGCAGTTGGACGCGGCGCAAGCCGCTGCCGACAGCGCCGCAACCACGGCCTTCAACGCGCTGCAGACAGCGAACCAGGAACTGGCGGATGCGACGACTGCGTACAACAATGCCGTAGGCGCCAGCGATTTGGCCGACGCCGCGCGCGACGCCGCCCGACCGAACTTCGAAGCCGTCTTCGCTGAGCCGCAGCCCGGCATCGAGTCCGGCCTCGAGATCGAGCCGCTCGACAGCTTGGTCATCCCCAACGTCGCGCCGGACGCCGGACTGACGGCGCCGTTCAACTCGTGGATGACGTTCTTCGGCCAGTTCTTCGACCACGGTCTCGATTTGGTCACCAAGGGCAACGCGGGTACCGTCTACATCCCGCTGGCTGCCGACGATCCGCTGATTGCCGGCGCCGACGGCGTATTCGGTACCGAGGACGATTTGCCCGAACACTTGCGCTTCATGGCGCTCACGCGCGCCACCGTCACGCTCGATGCCAACGGCGTGCCGCAGCATGAGAACACCACCACGTCCTTCGTCGACCAGAACCAGACCTACACGTCGCACCCGTCGCACCAAGTGTTCTTGCGCGAGTACGTGCGCGAGGGCAACCAAACGTTCGCCACCGGCCGCTTGATCGACGGCTCCATCGCGAGCGGCTCGTTCGACGGTGCGCCCGGCAACTGGGCCGAGGTCAAGGCCCAGGCGCTCGAAATGCTGGGTATCAAGCTCAGTGACTTCGATGTCCACAATGTGCCGCTGTTATTGACCGATCAGTATGGCAAATTCATTCCCGGTGCGAATGGCTATGCGCAGATGGTCATGGCGCCGGACGCCACCCACTCCACCAATTGGCTGAAGGAAGGCACGGCGGCCGGTATCACCACCGAGGGTTCCATCGGCACCAACCACGCATTCCTCAACGACATCGCGCACCATGCCGCGCCGAGCCTGGTCGATCATGACCACGATGGTGGAGTCGTCACGCCGAAGATCCAGCAGGTCGCCGACGCAGACATCGACGCCAATGGCAACGGCATCTATGACGCCGGCGATACCCTCACCGACGTCAACGGCGACGGTTCAATCACCACGGCGGATTTCTTCGCAGCTGACAAGAATCCGGACGGCTCGCTGAATGAGATCACCTATGACGATGAAATGCTCAACGCGCACTTCGCCACCGGCGACGGGCGCGGCAACGAGAACATCGCGCTGTCCGCCGTACACTCGGTGTTCCACTCCGAACACAACCGCATCGTCGATGTCAACAAGGCGACAATCCTGAACACCGGCGATCTTGCGTTCATCAACGAGTGGCTGCGTACGGACATCGCGAGTCTCGCCGACATCGACACTCAGGCGCAAAAGGATGCGCTGATCGGCAACGACGCCGCGTGGGACGGTGAGCGCCTGTTCCAGGCCGCGCGCTTCTCCACTGAAATGCAGTACCAGCACCTGGTGTTCGAAGAGTTCGCGCGACGCATCCAGCCGGATGTAGACGCGTTTGTCTTCAACACGGACTCGACCATCGATCCATCGATCCTCGCCGAGTTCGCCCATACCGTGTACCGCTTCGGCCACTCGATGCTGACCGGCACCGTCGATCGCCTCGAAAACGATCTGACGACCGTCAATGGCGAAGCCGACCAGGCGACGCTGCTCGCGGCCTTCTTGAATCCGACGATGTACCTCGCGAGCGGCGCCTCGCAGGAGGAGGTGCTGGCCAACTTGGTGCGCGGCACGACACGCGACGTCGGCAACCAGATCGACGAGTTCATCGTGCAGGACGTGCGCAGCAACCTGCTCGGCTTGCCGCTCGACTTGGCCGTACTCAATATCTCACGCGGCCGCGACACCGGCATTCCGTCGTTGAACGAAACGCGCCAGCAATTGCACGACGCCGGCCTGTTGAGCCTCACCCCGTACACGAACTGGCTCGACTTCGAGAACAACATCAACAACAAGCTGTCGGTCATCAACTTCATGGCGGCGTACGGCACGCACACGGCCATCACGTCGGCTGCCACCGCCGCGGAAGCGCGCGACGCCGCGTTCCTGCTCAGGTTCGATGACGGCGGCGCTGCCAACGAGGTCACGATTCGGGGCGTCAGCTACACCGATCGCCAAGCGTTCTTGAACGGCACCGGTGCCTACGGCGCCGCCAACGGCAGGGGCGGCGTGGACGCGATCGATCTGTGGATCGGCGGCTTGGCCGAGAAGCGGCCGGAGTTCGGCAGCGCGATGCTCGGCTCGACGTTCAACTACGTGTTCGAGTTCCAGATGGAGCAGTTGCAGTTCGGCGACCGCTTCTATTACCTGTCGCGCACGCAGGGTACGAACTTCCTCAACCAGTTGGAGCCCAACACCTTCTCCGATTTGGTGATGCGCAACAGCGAGTTGAGCGGCCAGTACGCGACGCACTTGAGCAGCGCGCTGTTCCTGACGCCGGACATTATCCTGGAGCTCGATCGGGGCATCGCGCAGGAAGACTACAACGGCAGCGAGGACGGCCTTGACCCGGACTGGGAAACGCCGCCGAGCGTGCCGGTCGAGAAGGTCTCGCGCGACTACAGCAACAGCACGACCGTCGATGGGACTCACGATTTCGGCGGCTCGATCACCTTCAGAGGTACCGAACACGCCGTGATCGGCGGCACCGAGGGCGACGACTTTATCCGCAGCGATGAAGGCGACGATACCCTTTGGGGTGACGGCGGCAACGACCACCTCATCTCCGGCGAGGGCGTCGATAACGTGTTCGGCGGCGACGGCGACGATATCATCGAAGACAACGAAGGCGTCGGCGACTTCCTGCGCGGCGAGCGCGGCAACGACGTCATCGTCTCGGCGCGCGGGCTCGACGTGTTGTTCGGCGGCGAGGGCCAAGACTTCGTCCAAGTCGGGCTGGATGCGATGGAGGTGTTCGCCGGGGAAGGCAACGACTTCGTGATCGGCGGCGTGGGCATCGACTTTCTGCTCGGCAACGAGGGCGACGACTGGATGGAAGGCGGCGGCAGTTTAGACACCCTCGCCGGCGACAACTCCGAACTCTTCTTCAACTCGCCGCTCATCGGCCACGACGTGCTCTTCGGCCAGGGCGACGAAAACGACATCGACGCGGAATCCGGCGATGACATCATGGGCTCGGCCCCGAGCGCGTTCCGCAACGAAGGCATGTTCGGTTTCGACTGGGGCATCGCCAAATACGATCCGTCGCAGATCGACTTCGACCTGAAGGTTCCGATCTTCACGACCGACCAGGCCGACATCCTCCGCGACCGCTGGGACCAGGTGGAAGCGCTGTCTGGTTGGAACGGCAACGACGAGTTGAAGGGTGACGACCGCGGCGCCGTCGCGGGTGCGACCGCTCCGAGCGCAACCACAACAGGCCTGTTCCTTAACAACGAGCTGACCCAGGAAGGCGTGAACCGCATCGACGGCTTCAGCGAGCTGCTGGACGGCGCGCGCGCCACCTTCGGTCTCGGCACGACGTTCCGAGAGGGCAACATCTTGATCGGAGGCGACGGCAGCGACGAGATCCAGGGACGCGGCGGCTACGATATTCTCGATGGCGATGCGTGGTTGAACGTGCGCATCAAGATCGACATGGGCGGCGGCGTGGTCTATTCGGCTGAGTCACTCAGCACCAACACCGCTCTGTCCGGCCCGTTCGCCGGCAAGGTGTACGCGACCGACGCCAACGGCGATCCGGTGTTCACGGATGTGCAATTCGGCGGACGTTCGCTGCAATCGCTGCTGCTCGACCGGACCATCAATCCGGGCCAAATGAGCATCGTGCGCGAGATCAAATACGACGACACCCCGAACGACAACAACGATACGGCGGTGTTCCAAGGCACCTCAGCGGAGTACGACATCGAAGGCGCCGGCATTGAGGTCGAGGGCGTCATCCAGCGTGCTTTCGACTTAAACGGCGACGGTTTTATCTCCGTCACCGACCGTGACAACGGAGCGGTCGGCGCCACCGTCAACGGTGTGGTGCTGCAAACGCGCGGAATACTGACCGACGACACCGACCTCTTGAAGAACATCGAGCTGTTGCGTTTCGCGGACGCCACCATCGCGATCGCCGGCAACAACTCGGCTGCGACCGGCACCGTGACACTGAACGATCCGACGCCGTTCGCCGGTGTGGTGACGCCGTTTGTCGGCCAGGTGCTGACGCCCACACTGTCGGCCTTCGCCGATGCCGACGGCATCCCGCTCGACGCCAACAATCTGCCTGTCGGCCTGAGCTATGAGTGGCAAATCCAACAACTCGGCGAAACCTCTTGGACGACGGTGCAGGAGAGCAGCAGCTATACGGTGCGCGAAGAGGACATCGGTCACGTGATCCGCGCGGTCGCGATGTTCAAAGACAGCACCGGCGTGACCGAGCGTGTCTACTCCGCGCCGACCGCGGAGCCGACCGTCGCGTTTACGCTCGACGAGAACAGCCCGGCCGGCACGGTCGTCGGTCTCATTCCGTTGCCGGAAGCGGAGAACGAGGGTGTGACGTTCGCGATCAATGCCGCCTCGGTGCCGGGCCTCTTCAGCTTGAACGTGACGGGTCTGGATGCCAACGGCAGCGAGATCGCGGAGTTGGTGGTCGCCAACAGCGCGCCCCTCGACTACGAGGCGGTGCAGGCTCCCGCCGACAATCAGTTCCAGGTCGTTATCGACAGCTTTGATGTCGATGGCCTACTGATCGATCAGCGTGAGTTCACCATCCTGCTGAGGGACGTGGTGAACGAAGGGATGCCGACCAATATCAATTGGAGCGGCACCACGCCGAACGGCAACACATTGCCGACCGGCGTGATCGCGCAGCTTTCCACCGTGGATCCGAACGTCGGCGCGACCCACCAGTACCAGCTGCTCGCGGGTAGCGCTGCCGGCTTCGCGGTGAGTCCCGAGGGTGTAGTCACGCGAACCGGTGCGATGGCGCCGAACTCGACCTATCTGCTGAACGTGCGCACTACGGACAACACCGGGTTGACGTTCGACGAGACCTTCACCATTCGCACGCAGGCGAACAACGTGGCGAACGTCTTTGCCGGCACAGCCGGCGACGAGATCGTCTACGGCCTCAGCGGCGGGGACAGGGCTGCGCTCAACCCAGACAGTGGTCTGAACGGCGGTGCAGGCGATGACAACCTGTTCGGCCAAAACGGCGCCGACACGCTCGTGGGCGAAGCGGGCAACGATACCTTGGTCGGCGGCCCGGGTGTTGACAGAGTCTTCGGCGGTCTCGGCAATGACACGATTCGCTGGGTGTTCGGCGACGGTGTCGACGCGGTGATCGATGGCGGCGCTGACACCGACACGGTAGAAATACTCGCCAATGGCGGCAATCAAGCATTGGACGTCACCTATAACGGCACCGCTATTACCAACTTCGAGGGCAACGGCGCGCTCAACTCCATCGAGCGCTTCACTGCGAACCTCGGCGCCGGTACCGACACCTTGGTCTACACCAGTGCCGCGAGCGTCGCGGTGGATCTCAGCGCCGGAACCGCTTCGGGCTTTGCCTCTCTCGCGGGAGTGGAAAACGTCACCGGTGGTGCAGGTAGCGACGTGCTCACCGGCGGCGCCAACGCCAACACCTTGTCTGGCGGCGGTGGCAACGACCAAATATTCGGCGATGCCGGCGACGACATTATCAACTACGTTATCGGCGGCGGCGCCGACACAGTGGATGGTGGCGCCGACAACGACACGCTGAACATTACCGATGGCGGTGCCAACAACCAGCTCGATGTCCTCTACGATGGCACGGTCATCACTTTGATCGAGGGCGGCGCCATCACCAACATCGAGCTCGTGAACACCAATATGGGCGGCGCGGCCGACACGCTGTCCTATGCCGGGTCGAGTGCCCGCGTGACCGTCGATCTGGCAGACGGGGCCGGCATCGGCAATGCCTCGGGCTTTAACCAGGTGATCAGTGTTTTGCACGTGACGGGTACCGCCCATGACGACAACCTGTCCGGCAACAGCGGCGCCAACATTCTCACCGGCGGCGATGGCATCGATACGCTGAATGGCGAGGCGGGTGGCGATACTTTGATCGGTGGAGACGGCGCTGACACGATCGATACGGGTGCGGCCAACGACAACGTGGCGGATCTGATTCGGTTCAGCGGGACGGGCGACTTTGGCGACACGATCAACAACTTCGACGCCAACGGCACTGTCGACCGGCTTGAATTTGGTGGGGCGCTCAACGCGGCGTACGATGACGGCAACAACAACAACAACTTCCTGTTCGCCACCGGCAACGGCGGTGCAGGCACCGTTACTGTCACAGTAGGGCAGGCGAACGCCAATGCCGAGGCATTGTACCTCTCCGGAGCAAACGGAGAAGGTGTCACCAACGCAGACCTCACCAACGCGGCATTAGTCGCGGCGGCGTTCAATGCGGAGTTCAATATTACCGCGGCGAACAACGAGGACGCGCTGCTGGTCATCAACGACACCAACGGTAACAGTGCCTCCGCCTGGCAGTGGATTCAGAACACGGCCGGTGTCGGCAACACCGCGGAAGTCGATGCGAGCGAGTTGACGTTGATCGGCGCTCTCAACGCTAATGCTACAGTAGGCACGGCCAGCTTCGATTTCTTCTAG